The following coding sequences are from one Streptomyces sp. V3I7 window:
- a CDS encoding ABC transporter substrate-binding protein: MRTSTRRSHRLVAFAAVAALTTGVLAGCAEDSADGTADTAGGGKGGRTTLTVGTFGVFGYQQAGLYAEYMKLHPDITIKENVTTRTDVYWPKVLTRLQAGAGTDDIQAIEVGNITEAVQTQAAKFVDLGKDVDKSRWLGWKTAQATTKDGRTIGLGTDIGPMAICYRKDLFRKAGLPTDRAELAEAWKGDWAKYVDLGKKYMEKAPKGTKYVDSASSVYNAAVGGATERYYDRNGAVVWDKSQGVKDAWHAAMSVATSDMSARLKQFDPTWDKGFAGGTFATVACPAWMIGYIEQKSGDSGKGKWDVAAAPAASNWGGSFLGVPTASKHQKEAVALAKWLTAPEQQAKVFAKQASFPSTPSAYAGLKPQADTTAYFSDAPLTRIFSDSAKTIPAQPLGPKDKPIDSAISDIGILQVEQKGKSPAEGWKAATAEIKDVLGQ; the protein is encoded by the coding sequence ATGCGCACGAGTACCCGCCGGTCCCACAGGCTGGTGGCCTTCGCGGCCGTCGCCGCGCTGACCACGGGAGTGCTGGCCGGCTGCGCCGAGGACTCGGCCGACGGCACGGCGGACACGGCCGGCGGCGGCAAGGGCGGCCGGACCACGCTGACCGTCGGCACCTTCGGGGTCTTCGGCTACCAACAGGCCGGTCTGTACGCCGAGTACATGAAGCTCCACCCGGACATCACGATCAAGGAGAACGTCACCACCCGTACCGACGTCTACTGGCCCAAGGTCCTCACCCGGCTCCAGGCCGGGGCCGGCACCGACGACATCCAGGCCATCGAGGTCGGCAACATCACCGAGGCCGTGCAGACGCAGGCCGCCAAGTTCGTCGACCTCGGCAAGGACGTCGACAAGTCCCGGTGGCTGGGCTGGAAGACGGCGCAGGCCACCACCAAGGACGGCAGGACCATCGGGCTCGGCACCGACATCGGGCCGATGGCGATCTGCTACCGCAAGGACCTCTTCCGGAAGGCCGGACTGCCCACCGACCGCGCCGAGTTGGCCGAGGCATGGAAGGGCGACTGGGCCAAGTACGTGGACCTCGGCAAGAAGTACATGGAGAAGGCGCCGAAGGGCACCAAGTACGTCGACTCCGCGTCCTCGGTCTACAACGCGGCCGTGGGCGGCGCCACCGAGCGGTACTACGACAGGAACGGCGCCGTCGTCTGGGACAAGTCCCAGGGTGTGAAGGACGCGTGGCACGCCGCCATGAGCGTGGCGACCAGCGACATGTCGGCGAGGCTGAAGCAGTTCGACCCGACCTGGGACAAGGGCTTCGCGGGCGGCACCTTCGCGACGGTGGCCTGCCCGGCCTGGATGATCGGCTACATCGAGCAGAAGTCCGGTGACTCCGGCAAGGGCAAGTGGGACGTGGCGGCGGCCCCGGCCGCGTCCAACTGGGGCGGCTCCTTCCTCGGCGTACCGACGGCGAGCAAGCACCAGAAGGAGGCCGTCGCGCTGGCCAAGTGGCTGACCGCGCCGGAGCAGCAGGCCAAGGTGTTCGCCAAGCAGGCCAGCTTCCCCTCGACCCCGTCGGCGTACGCGGGTCTGAAGCCGCAGGCCGACACCACCGCGTACTTCTCCGACGCGCCGCTGACCCGGATCTTCTCCGACTCGGCGAAGACCATCCCGGCGCAGCCCCTCGGCCCCAAGGACAAGCCGATCGACAGCGCGATCAGCGACATCGGCATCCTTCAGGTCGAGCAGAAGGGCAAGTCGCCGGCCGAGGGCTGGAAGGCGGCGACCGCGGAGATCAAGGACGTGCTCGGCCAGTGA
- a CDS encoding carbohydrate ABC transporter permease codes for MSSGSEKALARPAPSAEAAPGIPPGAARSARGRGAPATAVPWRSRLYRWDTKASPYAFVAPFFLLFGAFTLIPLLYTAWYSLHDVQLSALDHQTWRGLDNYRNLLSSDFFWNALRNTFSIGVLSTVPQLAAALWLAHMLNYRLRGSTVWRVVMLTPYATSVAAATLVFTLLYSWDGGMVNWILHFFGVDPVNWRESDWGSQLAVSTIVIWRWTGYNALIYLAAMQAIPSDLYESAALDGANRWQQFRHVTIPQLRPTVLFTVVVSTIGATQLFGEVLLFGGVSGSKGGSEHQYQTLGLYMYDQGWIIGNLGKASAIAWSMFLILLIVAAVNLLITRGLRKSP; via the coding sequence GTGAGTTCCGGTTCCGAGAAGGCTCTCGCGCGTCCCGCGCCGAGCGCCGAGGCCGCGCCCGGCATCCCGCCGGGCGCGGCCCGGAGCGCTCGGGGTCGCGGTGCGCCGGCCACCGCCGTCCCCTGGCGCAGCCGGCTCTACCGCTGGGACACCAAGGCGTCGCCGTACGCCTTCGTTGCCCCCTTCTTCCTGCTCTTCGGGGCCTTCACCCTGATCCCGCTGCTCTACACGGCCTGGTACTCGCTGCACGACGTACAGCTGTCGGCGCTGGATCACCAGACCTGGCGGGGCCTGGACAACTACCGCAACCTGCTGTCCTCGGACTTCTTCTGGAACGCGCTGCGGAACACCTTCTCCATCGGCGTGCTCTCCACGGTCCCGCAGCTGGCGGCGGCGCTCTGGCTGGCCCACATGCTGAACTACCGGCTGCGCGGCTCGACCGTGTGGCGCGTGGTGATGCTGACGCCGTACGCCACCTCGGTCGCGGCCGCGACGCTGGTGTTCACGCTGCTGTACTCGTGGGACGGCGGCATGGTGAACTGGATCCTCCACTTCTTCGGTGTGGATCCGGTCAACTGGCGTGAGTCCGACTGGGGTTCGCAGCTCGCGGTCTCCACGATCGTGATCTGGCGGTGGACCGGCTACAACGCGCTGATCTACCTGGCCGCGATGCAGGCGATCCCCTCCGACCTCTACGAGTCGGCGGCGCTGGACGGCGCCAACCGCTGGCAGCAGTTCCGGCACGTGACCATCCCGCAGCTGCGGCCGACGGTGCTGTTCACCGTCGTCGTCTCCACCATCGGCGCCACCCAGCTCTTCGGCGAGGTGCTGCTGTTCGGCGGGGTCAGCGGGTCCAAGGGCGGGTCGGAGCACCAGTACCAGACGCTCGGTCTGTACATGTACGACCAGGGCTGGATCATCGGCAACCTCGGCAAGGCGTCCGCCATCGCTTGGTCGATGTTCCTGATCCTGCTGATCGTCGCGGCGGTCAACCTGCTGATCACCCGAGGACTGAGGAAGTCCCCATGA
- a CDS encoding carbohydrate ABC transporter permease, which yields MTTSELPLPKAAKATRRRATGAGKQLHAGPVTYAALTVFALLSLAPLVWTAVAASRTDRRLAESPPPLWFGGNLFRNLQVAWDQAGLGTAMLNSVLVAGTITVSTVLFATLAGFAFAKLRFRFSGLLLLLTIGTMMIPPQLAVVPLYLWMSDLGWSNRLQTVVLPSLVTAFGTFFMRQYLVQALPSELIEAARVDGASSLRIVWHVVFPAARPAMAVLGLLTFVFAWNDFLWPIIALNQQNPTVQVALNALGTGYVPDQAVIMAGALLGTLPLLLAFLLFGKQIVGGIMQGAIKG from the coding sequence ATGACCACCAGTGAACTGCCCCTGCCGAAAGCGGCGAAGGCCACGCGGCGCCGGGCCACGGGCGCGGGAAAGCAGCTGCACGCGGGCCCGGTGACCTACGCCGCCCTGACCGTCTTCGCGCTTCTCTCGCTGGCCCCGCTGGTGTGGACGGCGGTCGCGGCCTCGCGCACCGACCGGCGGCTCGCCGAGAGTCCGCCGCCGCTGTGGTTCGGCGGCAACCTGTTCCGGAACCTTCAGGTCGCCTGGGACCAGGCCGGTCTCGGCACCGCGATGCTCAACTCGGTGCTCGTCGCGGGGACGATCACGGTCAGTACGGTGCTGTTCGCCACGCTGGCCGGGTTCGCCTTCGCCAAGCTGCGGTTCCGTTTCTCCGGGCTGCTGTTGCTGCTGACCATCGGCACGATGATGATCCCGCCACAGCTGGCCGTCGTCCCGCTGTACCTGTGGATGTCGGACCTCGGCTGGTCGAACCGGCTCCAGACGGTGGTCCTGCCGAGCCTGGTCACCGCGTTCGGCACGTTCTTCATGCGGCAGTACCTGGTGCAGGCGCTGCCGTCGGAGTTGATCGAGGCGGCCCGGGTGGACGGCGCGAGCAGCCTCCGGATCGTGTGGCACGTGGTCTTCCCGGCGGCGCGGCCCGCGATGGCCGTGCTCGGCCTGCTGACCTTCGTGTTCGCCTGGAACGACTTCCTGTGGCCGATCATCGCCCTCAACCAGCAGAACCCGACCGTGCAGGTCGCCCTGAACGCCCTGGGCACCGGCTATGTGCCGGACCAGGCCGTGATCATGGCGGGCGCGCTGCTCGGCACGCTGCCGCTGCTCCTCGCCTTTCTGCTGTTCGGCAAGCAGATCGTGGGCGGGATCATGCAGGGCGCGATCAAGGGCTGA
- a CDS encoding GH1 family beta-glucosidase: protein MSELPESAPSESELSESPVTFPPPFLWGAATSAYQIEGAVREDGRTPSIWDTFSHTPGRTAGGETGDVAVDHYHRYREDVALMAELGLNAYRFSVSWPRVQPTGRGPAVQAGLDFYRRLVDELLGAGIKPVVTLYHWDLPQELEDAGGWPERDTAYRFAEYARMVGDALGDRVEGWITLNEPWCSAFLGYASGVHAPGRTDAVASLRAAHHLNLAHGLGTSALRSAMPARNTVAVSLNSAVVRPLSQDPADLAAARRIDDLANGVFHGPMLSGAYPKTLLSATAPLTDWGHVRDGDLAAIRQPLDALGLNYYTPALVSAAPSDATGPRADGHGSAEHSPWPGADDVAFHQTPGERTEMGWTIDPTGLHELLMRYTREAPGLPLYITENGAAFDDKPDADGRVHDPERIAYLHAHLSAVRRALTDGADVRGYYLWSLLDNFEWAYGYGKRFGAVYVDYATQERTPKSSARWYAQTARTGALPPVERT, encoded by the coding sequence ATGTCTGAACTGCCCGAGTCCGCACCGTCCGAGTCCGAACTGTCCGAGTCCCCCGTCACCTTCCCGCCCCCGTTCCTCTGGGGCGCCGCGACCTCCGCGTACCAGATCGAGGGGGCGGTGCGGGAGGACGGCCGTACTCCCTCGATCTGGGACACCTTCAGCCATACGCCCGGCAGGACGGCGGGCGGCGAGACCGGGGACGTGGCCGTCGACCACTACCACCGGTACCGCGAGGACGTGGCGCTGATGGCCGAGCTGGGCCTGAACGCGTACCGCTTCTCGGTCTCCTGGCCGCGCGTGCAGCCCACCGGCCGGGGGCCCGCGGTCCAGGCGGGCCTGGACTTCTACCGCCGGCTGGTGGACGAGCTGCTGGGGGCCGGGATCAAGCCGGTCGTCACCCTCTACCACTGGGACCTGCCGCAGGAGTTGGAGGACGCGGGCGGCTGGCCGGAGCGCGACACGGCGTACCGCTTCGCCGAGTACGCGCGCATGGTGGGCGACGCGCTGGGCGACCGGGTCGAGGGGTGGATCACGCTCAACGAGCCGTGGTGCAGCGCCTTCCTGGGGTACGCCTCCGGGGTGCACGCGCCGGGCCGCACGGACGCGGTGGCGTCGCTGAGGGCCGCGCACCATCTCAACCTGGCGCATGGGCTCGGGACTTCGGCGCTGCGCTCGGCGATGCCGGCCCGCAACACGGTCGCGGTGAGCCTCAACTCGGCGGTGGTGCGCCCGCTGTCGCAGGATCCTGCGGACCTCGCGGCGGCCCGGCGCATCGACGACCTCGCCAACGGCGTCTTCCACGGACCGATGCTGTCCGGCGCCTACCCCAAGACGCTGCTGTCGGCCACGGCACCGCTCACGGACTGGGGTCACGTCCGCGACGGCGATCTCGCCGCGATCAGGCAGCCGTTGGACGCGCTCGGCCTCAACTACTACACGCCGGCGCTGGTTTCAGCGGCGCCCTCGGACGCCACCGGGCCCCGGGCGGACGGCCACGGAAGCGCCGAGCACTCCCCCTGGCCGGGGGCGGACGACGTCGCGTTCCACCAGACGCCGGGCGAGCGCACGGAGATGGGCTGGACGATCGACCCGACCGGCCTGCACGAGCTGCTCATGCGCTACACGCGGGAGGCCCCCGGACTGCCGCTGTACATCACGGAGAACGGCGCGGCGTTCGACGACAAGCCGGACGCCGACGGCCGGGTGCACGACCCCGAACGCATCGCCTACCTGCACGCCCACCTGTCGGCGGTCCGCCGCGCGCTCACGGACGGCGCGGACGTGCGCGGCTACTACCTGTGGTCCCTGCTGGACAACTTCGAGTGGGCGTACGGCTACGGCAAGCGGTTCGGGGCGGTGTACGTGGACTACGCGACGCAGGAACGGACCCCGAAGTCGAGCGCGCGGTGGTACGCGCAGACGGCCCGCACGGGCGCACTGCCGCCGGTCGAGAGGACCTAG
- a CDS encoding spermidine synthase, translating into MGKSRNPRRRPAAAEAVTQAVDGGLAQLVPDPDRGRAWTLLIDGAPQSHVDLDDPAYLSFEYQRRLGHVADLAAPPGKPLHAVHLGGGALTLARYVAATRPRSTQQVVERDASLVQLIRKELPLDPTARIRVRSTDARAGLAKVPDGWADLIIADVFSGARTPAHLTSTEFLDEVRRALNPTGVYAANIADGAPLAHLRGQIATAAARFPELALIADPAVLRGKRFGNAVLVASDRPLPLAELTRRVASDPHPARLEHGKQLLDFTGGALPVTDEAAVASPAPPPSVFR; encoded by the coding sequence ATGGGGAAGTCCAGGAATCCGCGGCGCAGGCCGGCCGCCGCCGAAGCCGTCACACAGGCCGTCGACGGCGGGCTCGCGCAGCTCGTCCCCGACCCCGACCGAGGCCGCGCCTGGACACTGCTGATCGACGGCGCCCCGCAGTCCCACGTCGACCTCGACGACCCCGCGTACCTCTCCTTCGAGTACCAGCGCCGGCTCGGGCACGTCGCCGACCTCGCCGCCCCGCCCGGAAAGCCCCTGCACGCGGTGCACCTCGGCGGCGGCGCCCTCACCCTCGCCCGCTACGTCGCCGCCACCCGCCCCCGCTCCACCCAGCAGGTCGTCGAGCGCGACGCGAGCCTCGTCCAACTGATCCGCAAGGAGCTGCCGTTGGACCCCACCGCTCGCATACGGGTGCGGTCGACAGACGCACGCGCGGGTCTGGCCAAGGTGCCGGACGGCTGGGCCGACCTGATCATCGCCGACGTGTTCAGCGGCGCCCGCACCCCCGCCCACCTCACCTCGACCGAGTTCCTCGACGAGGTCCGCCGGGCCCTGAACCCCACCGGCGTCTACGCCGCCAACATCGCCGACGGCGCGCCGCTCGCCCACCTGCGCGGCCAGATAGCCACCGCGGCCGCCCGCTTCCCCGAGCTCGCACTGATCGCCGACCCCGCCGTGCTGCGCGGCAAGCGGTTCGGCAACGCGGTCCTCGTCGCCTCCGACCGCCCGCTGCCGCTCGCCGAACTGACCCGCCGCGTCGCCTCCGACCCGCACCCGGCCCGCCTCGAACACGGCAAGCAGCTCCTCGATTTCACCGGCGGCGCCCTCCCCGTCACGGACGAAGCGGCGGTGGCCTCCCCGGCCCCGCCGCCCTCCGTGTTCCGCTGA
- a CDS encoding histidine phosphatase family protein produces the protein MAPRILLARHGQTEWSLSGKHTGRTDVPLLEEGRRGAKLLGERLHRAPFDGLDGVEVRTSPLVRARATCELAGFGERATPWDALLEWDYGAYEGMTPAEIQAVRPGWLIWRDGVPEGESVADVTARADEVVRWARAEDRDVLVFAHGHILRSIGARWLGLPLDFGARIRLNPTSLSVLGWAYGEPAIESWNDLGHLAG, from the coding sequence ATGGCACCGCGCATCCTGCTGGCCCGACACGGACAGACCGAGTGGTCGCTGTCCGGAAAGCACACCGGCAGGACCGATGTGCCGCTGCTGGAGGAGGGTCGCCGGGGCGCGAAGCTGCTCGGCGAGCGGCTGCACCGGGCGCCGTTCGACGGGCTGGACGGGGTCGAGGTGCGCACCAGCCCGCTGGTCCGCGCGCGGGCGACGTGCGAACTCGCCGGGTTCGGTGAGCGGGCCACGCCGTGGGACGCGCTGCTGGAGTGGGACTACGGCGCCTACGAGGGCATGACCCCCGCCGAGATCCAGGCCGTTCGCCCGGGCTGGCTGATCTGGCGCGACGGCGTCCCCGAGGGGGAGAGCGTCGCCGACGTGACGGCGCGCGCCGACGAGGTGGTGCGCTGGGCGCGCGCCGAGGACCGGGACGTGCTGGTCTTCGCGCACGGCCACATCCTGCGCTCCATCGGCGCCCGCTGGCTGGGCCTGCCCCTCGACTTCGGCGCCCGTATCCGCCTCAACCCGACGTCCCTGTCGGTCCTGGGATGGGCGTACGGCGAACCGGCCATCGAGAGCTGGAACGACCTCGGGCACCTCGCTGGCTAG
- a CDS encoding phosphatase PAP2 family protein: protein MPQTEIPGTEASPRTPLRTPPRPRWWTELPLIVLVYACYSAGRLLARGDVADAVGHGLAILRVENLLRLNAELPLNRLFTRAPWIGVPADFWYAALHYLVTPAILVWLFRCRTAFYRAARTWLMASTFLGLIGFTLLPTCPPRLLSAGHGFVDTMAQYSAYGWWGGEASAPRGLGGMTNQYAAMPSLHVGWALWCAVMLWRHGGSRTARVLAVVYPLVTTIVVMGTANHYFLDAVAGVAVMGAGLLLAPYVTRSADAVRAWFAAPVTEASGDAVSPIVSGGCQTSPGERIPRQQASRLEPGAEPDASSRAAGDGAPTPAR from the coding sequence ATGCCGCAGACCGAGATACCGGGCACGGAGGCATCCCCGCGGACCCCGCTCCGCACCCCGCCCCGGCCGCGCTGGTGGACCGAGCTGCCGTTGATCGTCCTGGTGTACGCCTGCTACTCCGCCGGCCGCCTGCTCGCCCGCGGCGACGTCGCCGACGCCGTCGGCCACGGCCTGGCGATCCTGCGCGTCGAGAACCTCCTGCGCCTCAACGCCGAGCTGCCGCTCAACCGCCTGTTCACGCGCGCGCCCTGGATAGGCGTGCCGGCCGACTTCTGGTACGCGGCGCTGCACTACCTGGTGACGCCCGCGATCCTGGTCTGGCTGTTCCGGTGTCGGACCGCGTTCTACCGCGCGGCCCGCACCTGGCTCATGGCCTCCACGTTCCTCGGTCTGATCGGCTTCACGCTGCTGCCGACCTGCCCGCCCCGGCTGCTCTCGGCGGGCCACGGCTTCGTCGACACGATGGCCCAGTACAGCGCGTACGGCTGGTGGGGCGGCGAGGCCAGCGCCCCGCGCGGACTGGGCGGCATGACCAACCAGTACGCGGCGATGCCGAGCCTGCACGTGGGCTGGGCGCTGTGGTGCGCAGTGATGCTGTGGCGCCACGGCGGCTCGCGCACCGCCAGGGTCCTCGCCGTGGTCTATCCGCTGGTGACCACGATCGTGGTCATGGGCACCGCCAACCACTACTTCCTCGACGCGGTCGCGGGGGTGGCCGTGATGGGCGCCGGGCTGCTGCTCGCGCCGTACGTGACGCGGAGTGCGGACGCGGTGCGGGCGTGGTTCGCCGCCCCCGTCACCGAGGCCTCCGGCGACGCGGTTTCCCCGATTGTCAGTGGGGGGTGCCAGACTTCCCCGGGTGAGCGAATTCCACGGCAGCAAGCGTCGCGGCTCGAACCGGGAGCCGAGCCGGATGCCTCTTCCCGGGCCGCGGGGGACGGGGCTCCGACACCGGCTCGCTGA
- a CDS encoding AAA domain-containing protein: MTAPVFDPAAAAARATDAILHDTLHGTHRGVVVDSPPGAGKSTLVVRAALELAEAGHPLMVVAQTNAQVDDLVLRLAEKNPELPVGRLHSSDTDPYDKALDDLPNVRTSAKAADLTGIPVVLSTAAKWAHVTVDEPWRYAIVDEAYQMRSDALLGVAGLFERALFVGDPGQLDPFAIVGSEQWAGLSYDPSASAVTTLLAHNPELPQHRLPVSWRLPASAAPLVSDAFYPYTPFRSGTGHGDRRLTFAVPSDGSGPDRVIDEAAASGWGLLELPARHTPRTDPEAVRAVATVVRRLLDRGGAATSERSPEPAPLTADRVAVGTAHRDQAAAVRAALAELGAADVTVDTANRLQGREFDVTVVLHPLSGRPDATAFHLETGRLCVLASRHRHACIVVCRAGVSDLLDDYPSTEPVQLGTLVKFPDGWEANHAVLTHLAEHRVSWRP, encoded by the coding sequence GTGACGGCACCGGTCTTCGACCCCGCTGCCGCGGCCGCCCGCGCCACCGACGCCATCCTCCACGACACCCTGCACGGCACCCACCGCGGCGTGGTCGTCGACTCCCCGCCCGGCGCCGGCAAGTCCACGCTCGTGGTGCGCGCGGCGCTCGAACTGGCCGAGGCCGGGCACCCGTTGATGGTGGTCGCGCAGACCAACGCCCAGGTCGACGACCTGGTGCTGCGGCTGGCCGAGAAGAACCCCGAGCTGCCGGTCGGCCGCCTGCACAGCAGTGACACCGACCCGTACGACAAGGCGCTGGACGACCTGCCGAACGTCCGCACGTCGGCGAAGGCGGCGGATCTGACCGGCATCCCGGTCGTGCTGTCGACGGCCGCGAAGTGGGCGCATGTCACGGTGGACGAGCCGTGGCGGTACGCGATCGTCGACGAGGCGTACCAGATGCGCTCGGACGCGCTGCTCGGCGTGGCCGGACTGTTCGAGCGGGCGCTGTTCGTGGGCGACCCGGGCCAGCTGGACCCGTTCGCGATCGTCGGCAGCGAGCAGTGGGCGGGCCTGTCGTACGACCCCTCGGCCTCCGCCGTGACGACGCTGCTCGCCCACAACCCCGAGTTGCCCCAGCACCGGCTTCCGGTGTCCTGGCGGCTCCCGGCGTCGGCCGCGCCCCTGGTCTCGGACGCCTTCTACCCGTACACCCCGTTCCGCAGCGGCACCGGCCACGGCGACCGGCGCCTGACCTTCGCGGTCCCCTCGGACGGCTCGGGCCCGGACCGCGTGATCGACGAGGCGGCGGCCTCGGGCTGGGGCCTGCTGGAGCTGCCCGCCCGGCACACCCCGCGCACGGACCCGGAGGCGGTGCGGGCGGTGGCGACGGTCGTACGCCGCCTGCTGGACCGGGGCGGCGCGGCGACCTCGGAGCGCTCCCCCGAGCCCGCTCCCCTCACCGCCGACCGCGTCGCCGTCGGCACGGCGCACCGCGACCAGGCGGCGGCGGTCCGGGCGGCCCTCGCGGAGCTGGGCGCGGCGGACGTGACCGTGGACACGGCGAACCGCCTCCAGGGCCGCGAGTTCGACGTGACCGTCGTCCTGCACCCCTTGTCCGGCCGCCCCGACGCCACGGCCTTCCACCTGGAGACGGGCCGCCTGTGCGTCCTCGCCTCCCGCCACCGCCACGCGTGCATCGTGGTGTGCCGCGCGGGCGTGAGCGACCTCCTGGACGACTACCCGTCCACGGAACCGGTCCAGCTCGGCACGCTCGTGAAGTTCCCGGACGGCTGGGAGGCCAACCACGCGGTCCTGACCCACCTGGCGGAACACCGGGTGTCCTGGCGGCCGTGA